A window of the Candidatus Aminicenantes bacterium genome harbors these coding sequences:
- a CDS encoding S46 family peptidase has translation MKKVLLLLLMVTCIGISLHAEEGMWLLDQLHQLELEKKGFEISAGDIYTPDKPSLVNCLVLGFGGTSEIVSANGLVLTNHHVAFGAVQRASTKGVDLITNGFLANDLSEEIEAPGYSAEVFQYMKDVTDRFLRYDRIRDLVKRDKQIRRRMKQIKEAVEKGKPDITARVASMYNGKKYYLFVHKRYDDVRVVYVPPKAIGNYGGDIDNWMWPRHTGDFSFMRIYMAPDGSGRKFHKDNVPLKTDNWIRLSRSHLKDGDQTFILGYPGSTTRYRTSYSVDENLNHNYPDRIKLFQEVISLLESFEKDSMIAKMKVAGMIKGLNNVMKNYQGKIEDMNRIDFLAQKRQQEKELKAFVDANEKMKARYGNLLERIGALYAQKAETRSYDDVFMLSRMLGGTMMGLGIQIYNLAEERAKPEKERDPAFSEKEIARAVSRLHFMLMAYYEPSDKAMLTLALEKADALPEGRRIAALESILNQGKEAFVEKAYKDTKLKDVEFVKTLFAKGMTTAKLKALDDPFINLAAGLYPESEVMRKKNEKFDAEISERRKQYIEALTAWKGGMLYPDANRTLRFTYGKVAGYKARDAVYYKPFTTLTGVIEKHTGEEPFDAPEALRKVHAAGDFGRWMDPDLGDVPVAFVHRCDITGGNSGSPVLNARGEMIGIAFDGNWEAMNGDWQYDNEKQRTISVDIRYVLFVTEKIGKATHILKELGF, from the coding sequence ATGAAAAAAGTACTTTTATTGCTGCTGATGGTAACATGCATCGGCATTTCCCTCCACGCCGAGGAAGGCATGTGGCTGCTCGATCAGTTGCATCAGCTCGAACTGGAAAAGAAAGGCTTTGAAATCAGCGCCGGTGACATCTATACACCGGATAAGCCCAGCCTGGTCAACTGCCTGGTGCTGGGATTCGGCGGTACATCGGAGATCGTTTCCGCCAACGGCCTGGTGCTGACCAATCACCACGTGGCGTTCGGCGCCGTGCAGCGGGCTTCCACCAAGGGAGTGGACCTGATCACCAACGGTTTCCTGGCCAATGATCTTTCCGAAGAGATCGAAGCGCCCGGATACTCGGCGGAAGTATTCCAGTACATGAAAGACGTGACGGACCGGTTCCTGCGTTACGACCGCATCCGGGACCTGGTCAAACGGGACAAGCAGATCCGGCGACGCATGAAGCAGATAAAGGAAGCCGTCGAGAAAGGCAAGCCCGATATCACGGCCCGTGTCGCCTCCATGTACAACGGCAAAAAGTACTACCTCTTTGTGCATAAGCGCTATGACGATGTGCGCGTGGTGTATGTGCCCCCCAAGGCCATCGGCAACTACGGGGGTGACATAGACAACTGGATGTGGCCGCGACATACGGGAGATTTTTCCTTTATGCGCATCTACATGGCGCCCGACGGCTCCGGCCGCAAGTTCCACAAGGACAATGTGCCGCTGAAGACGGACAACTGGATCCGCCTTTCGAGGTCCCACCTGAAGGATGGGGACCAGACCTTTATCCTCGGTTATCCGGGATCCACCACCCGCTACCGCACCTCTTATTCGGTGGACGAGAACCTGAATCACAATTATCCCGACCGTATCAAGTTGTTCCAGGAAGTCATCAGCCTGCTGGAATCTTTTGAGAAAGACTCCATGATCGCCAAAATGAAAGTGGCGGGCATGATCAAGGGATTAAACAACGTGATGAAAAATTATCAGGGCAAAATCGAGGACATGAACCGCATCGATTTCCTGGCACAAAAAAGACAACAGGAAAAAGAGTTGAAGGCGTTTGTTGACGCCAATGAAAAGATGAAAGCCCGTTACGGCAATCTTCTGGAGAGGATCGGTGCCTTGTATGCCCAAAAGGCGGAAACACGGAGTTATGACGACGTGTTCATGCTCTCGCGCATGCTGGGGGGCACCATGATGGGGCTGGGAATCCAGATCTACAACCTGGCCGAAGAGCGGGCCAAACCCGAAAAAGAACGTGACCCCGCCTTTTCGGAAAAAGAGATCGCCCGCGCCGTCTCGCGCCTGCATTTCATGTTGATGGCCTACTACGAACCCTCGGACAAGGCCATGCTGACCCTGGCCCTGGAGAAAGCGGACGCCCTTCCCGAGGGGCGGCGGATAGCGGCATTGGAATCGATTCTCAATCAAGGCAAAGAAGCATTTGTTGAAAAGGCCTATAAAGACACAAAACTCAAGGACGTGGAGTTTGTCAAAACCCTGTTTGCCAAGGGCATGACCACTGCGAAGTTGAAAGCCCTCGACGATCCCTTTATCAACCTGGCGGCCGGACTGTATCCGGAATCAGAGGTGATGCGCAAAAAGAACGAGAAGTTTGACGCCGAGATCTCGGAACGGCGCAAGCAGTACATCGAGGCCCTCACCGCCTGGAAAGGGGGAATGCTGTACCCTGATGCCAACCGCACGCTGCGTTTCACTTACGGCAAGGTGGCCGGCTACAAGGCCAGGGACGCCGTGTATTACAAACCCTTCACCACCCTTACCGGGGTGATCGAGAAGCATACCGGAGAGGAGCCGTTTGACGCCCCCGAGGCGTTGCGCAAAGTCCATGCCGCCGGAGACTTCGGCCGCTGGATGGATCCCGACCTGGGTGACGTTCCCGTGGCCTTCGTGCATCGTTGCGATATCACCGGCGGAAACAGCGGCAGTCCCGTGCTCAACGCCCGTGGTGAAATGATCGGTATCGCGTTCGACGGCAACTGGGAAGCCATGAACGGCGATTGGCAGTATGACAACGAGAAGCAGCGCACCATTTCCGTTGACATCCGCTACGTGCTGTTCGTCACCGAAAAGATCGGCAAGGCGACCCACATCCTGAAGGAACTGGGTTTCTGA
- the metG gene encoding methionine--tRNA ligase has product MSTFYVTTPIYYVNDIPHIGHAYTTIMADAITRFRQAEGYQTFFLTGTDEHGQKIEKSAEAQGITPKVLADRVVERFKDLWRVLDIRYDRFIRTTDADHVAGVQHLFRKVLEKGDIYPGNYRGQYCVSCEGYVAETATDSPSGNKICPDCGKETELLTERCYFFRLSAYSERLLNFYRENPDFIRPVSRMNEVVSFVKMGLKDLSITRSTVKWGVPVPDDAEQTIYVWFDALSNYITALGYPESTAEFARFWPADLHVMAKDILRFHAVYWPAFLMAADIELPRRELIHGWWLKDEKKMSKSRDNVLDPHILLKHFPADAIRYFLMREAPIGADANFSHQGFITRINTELTNDWANLISRTGGMISRYFSNRFPGQADYSSAEEELREDYLELENEVRSHFDAYAFNRGLERIMEYVNRLNRYIVESEPWKMAGDRSCYPKLEAVLKTLVRAILSTNALLAPVIPHSAARVRKFFNHADENFGWKDPGESFSVQDVEPLFPRVDPKEFFAEELRETQPPQSPKEAQMNEKPQTPEGMISFDEFKKVRMVVARVVTAEKVEKTDKLLRLSVDTGDDTRTLVAGIAQYYTPEELVERKIIIVANLQPATIRGIESRGMILAATDKDGRPYIPEIPADTPVGSVMR; this is encoded by the coding sequence ATGAGTACCTTCTACGTAACGACACCCATTTACTACGTCAACGACATTCCCCACATCGGACACGCTTATACCACCATCATGGCGGACGCAATAACGCGTTTCCGCCAGGCCGAAGGTTATCAAACCTTTTTCCTTACCGGAACCGACGAACACGGCCAGAAAATCGAGAAAAGCGCCGAAGCCCAGGGCATCACACCCAAAGTCCTGGCCGACAGGGTGGTGGAGCGGTTCAAGGATCTGTGGCGGGTACTGGATATCCGTTACGACCGCTTCATCCGCACAACCGACGCGGATCACGTTGCAGGGGTTCAACACCTGTTCCGCAAGGTGCTTGAAAAAGGCGACATCTACCCGGGCAATTACCGCGGACAATACTGCGTTTCCTGCGAAGGATATGTCGCCGAAACCGCGACCGACTCTCCTTCCGGCAACAAGATCTGCCCGGACTGCGGCAAAGAGACCGAATTGCTTACCGAACGCTGCTACTTCTTTCGCCTCTCCGCTTACAGCGAGCGCCTGTTGAATTTCTACAGAGAAAATCCGGATTTCATTCGCCCCGTATCCCGCATGAACGAAGTGGTTTCATTCGTCAAGATGGGCCTGAAGGATCTTTCCATCACCCGTTCCACGGTAAAGTGGGGGGTGCCGGTGCCGGATGATGCGGAACAGACCATTTACGTGTGGTTCGACGCCCTGTCCAACTACATCACCGCCCTGGGCTACCCGGAATCCACCGCTGAATTCGCGCGGTTCTGGCCCGCGGATCTGCACGTGATGGCAAAAGATATCCTGCGTTTTCATGCCGTCTACTGGCCCGCCTTCCTCATGGCCGCGGACATCGAACTGCCGCGCAGAGAACTTATCCACGGCTGGTGGTTGAAAGATGAAAAAAAGATGTCAAAATCCCGGGACAATGTCCTGGACCCCCATATCCTGCTCAAACACTTTCCCGCGGACGCCATTCGCTACTTCCTGATGCGCGAGGCACCCATCGGCGCAGACGCCAATTTCTCTCACCAGGGATTCATTACCCGGATCAACACCGAGTTGACCAATGACTGGGCCAACCTGATTTCCAGGACCGGCGGCATGATCAGCCGCTACTTCAGCAACCGTTTCCCCGGACAAGCCGATTACTCATCAGCGGAAGAAGAGCTGCGTGAAGACTACCTGGAACTGGAGAATGAAGTCCGGTCCCATTTTGATGCCTATGCATTCAACCGCGGCCTGGAACGGATCATGGAGTACGTCAACCGCTTGAACCGCTATATCGTGGAATCGGAGCCCTGGAAAATGGCCGGCGACAGATCCTGTTACCCAAAGCTGGAGGCTGTACTCAAGACCCTGGTACGGGCGATCCTGTCGACCAACGCGCTGCTGGCACCGGTGATCCCCCATAGTGCGGCTCGAGTGAGAAAGTTTTTCAACCACGCGGATGAAAATTTTGGTTGGAAAGACCCGGGCGAAAGTTTTAGCGTCCAGGATGTGGAACCGCTTTTCCCCCGGGTGGATCCCAAGGAGTTTTTTGCCGAAGAACTGCGGGAAACCCAACCTCCCCAATCACCCAAGGAGGCTCAGATGAATGAAAAACCCCAAACCCCGGAAGGCATGATCAGCTTTGACGAATTCAAGAAAGTGCGCATGGTGGTGGCCCGCGTGGTCACGGCCGAAAAAGTGGAAAAAACCGACAAGCTGCTCCGCCTCAGCGTGGATACAGGCGACGATACCCGCACCCTGGTGGCGGGAATCGCTCAGTATTACACTCCCGAAGAACTGGTGGAGCGCAAGATCATCATCGTGGCCAACCTGCAACCCGCCACCATCCGCGGCATCGAGTCCAGGGGCATGATCCTGGCCGCAACCGACAAGGACGGCCGCCCCTATATCCCCGAAATCCCCGCGGACACTCCCGTGGGATCGGTCATGCGTTGA